One part of the Marinobacter sp. M3C genome encodes these proteins:
- the flhF gene encoding flagellar biosynthesis protein FlhF, whose translation MKVKRFFAPTMAAALKQVSEHMGPDAMILSNRRVDGGIEIVTALDYDENMARQRLGDKAVAATSGTHLAELQADQQRHLEDELGRSRDRIRGVRDQRADSQAGYGSIAETVNGFADMTSTDPFAEGGITLPAGADGRSQNAAAQSGQPAGYAGELAAMRSEISSLRELMSGQAAPAALKDASVGANVTALQQRLAERLGEFGLSRELSDNLARRHQSGRLEDGWKQSLKMLVNGVRTPRQEWLDEGGVFALVGPTGAGKTTTIGKLAARYVLRHGADSLALITTDRYRVAAHEQLFVFGRILNVPVRVVDESHPLDEILDELSDRHLVLIDTAGLTSTDRGYQEQLAELARSHHKIRTHLVVSATSQPRIMKSVWHCYKMANLAGCVITKIDEALTLGEALGFVMETSLPMAWYTDGQKIPQDLHPAKALALVQLGVERMKDLRQKQAVATGS comes from the coding sequence ATGAAAGTAAAACGTTTTTTTGCACCTACAATGGCCGCAGCCCTGAAGCAGGTCAGCGAACACATGGGGCCGGATGCGATGATACTTTCCAACCGCCGGGTAGATGGCGGCATTGAAATTGTGACGGCCCTCGATTACGACGAAAACATGGCGCGCCAACGCTTAGGTGACAAAGCGGTGGCAGCTACGAGCGGCACCCATCTGGCAGAGCTGCAGGCAGACCAGCAGCGCCACCTGGAAGACGAGCTTGGCCGCTCCCGTGATCGCATCCGCGGCGTGCGCGATCAGCGTGCCGACAGCCAGGCCGGTTACGGTTCCATTGCTGAGACCGTCAATGGCTTTGCCGACATGACCAGCACAGATCCGTTTGCAGAGGGCGGCATAACCTTGCCGGCCGGCGCTGACGGGCGTAGCCAAAACGCGGCAGCGCAAAGCGGTCAGCCTGCGGGTTATGCCGGGGAGCTGGCGGCCATGCGTTCTGAAATAAGCAGTCTGCGCGAGCTGATGAGCGGTCAGGCCGCGCCTGCCGCCTTAAAAGACGCCAGTGTTGGCGCCAATGTTACGGCTCTTCAGCAGCGCCTGGCAGAACGTCTGGGTGAGTTCGGCCTAAGCCGCGAACTGTCTGACAATCTCGCTCGCCGTCACCAGTCCGGGCGCCTGGAGGATGGCTGGAAGCAGTCTCTGAAAATGCTGGTTAACGGTGTCCGTACCCCGCGCCAGGAATGGCTGGATGAAGGCGGTGTGTTTGCCCTTGTGGGACCTACCGGAGCGGGCAAAACCACCACCATCGGCAAATTGGCGGCACGCTACGTGCTTCGCCACGGCGCTGACTCCCTGGCGTTGATTACCACCGATCGTTATCGGGTTGCAGCGCACGAGCAATTGTTTGTGTTTGGCCGTATTCTTAACGTGCCGGTACGGGTGGTTGATGAAAGCCATCCGCTGGATGAAATTCTGGATGAGTTGTCTGACCGTCATCTGGTATTGATCGATACCGCCGGGCTGACCAGCACCGATCGGGGTTATCAGGAGCAGTTGGCCGAGCTGGCCCGCAGCCATCATAAAATCCGTACACATTTGGTGGTGTCTGCCACCAGTCAGCCGCGTATTATGAAATCCGTATGGCATTGCTATAAGATGGCAAACCTTGCCGGCTGTGTGATTACCAAGATCGACGAGGCTCTGACTCTGGGCGAAGCGTTGGGATTTGTTATGGAAACCAGCCTGCCGATGGCATGGTACACCGACGGCCAGAAAATACCCCAAGACTTGCACCCGGCGAAAGCGCTTGCGCTGGTGCAACTCGGTGTAGAACGAATGAAGGATTTGCGGCAGAAGCAGGCTGTTGCCACCGGTTCCTGA
- the flhA gene encoding flagellar biosynthesis protein FlhA gives MDRALVFNNVKSLAQGNLGVPLMLMGLLGMMILPVPAFLLDVFFTFNITLSIVILLVCVYALRPMDFAAFPTVLLLATLLRLALNVASTRIVLLEGHNGGDAAGKVIESFGAVLIGGNYAVGLVVFAILMIINFLVVTKGAGRVSEVSARFTLDAMPGKQMAIDADLNAGLINQEDAKFRRREVAEEADFYGSMDGASKFVKGDAVAGLLILAINIIGGIAIGMAQHGLDFSLAVERYALLTIGDGLVAQIPSLLLSTAAAIMVTRTTSSQDMGGQILQQMFDVPKALAIAAGILILLGLIPGMPHVAFLGLGSLAAAAAWFTWKKNQQIVEEGDSFPARGGAGTAGRTSGGELVSGDSSGQSLPAPAENRELGWDDVATVDIVGLEVGYRLIPLVDKSQGGQLLSRIKGVRKKLSQDLGFLMPSVHIRDNLDLMPNVYRITLMGVTIAEAEIHPERELAIDPGQVFGKVEGLEGKDPAFGLDAIWIEPEKKDQAQSLGYTVVDASTVVATHLNQILQTHAYELLGHEEVQKWLDQLEKVSPKLAEELVPSAVNISVLLRVLQNLLKEEVPIRDMRSIAESIVNLHPRSQDPKALTTVTRQALRRMIVQSIVGNESEIPVITLDPDLEQLLLKSVQQSQQSGAQDDIGLVLEPNMVEKLQRSLQDSVQRQEVLGKPAILLVSGPLRPVLAKFASYGIERLHVLSYQEVPDNKQITIVASVGQ, from the coding sequence ATGGACCGAGCTTTAGTCTTTAATAACGTCAAATCCTTGGCGCAGGGGAACCTCGGGGTTCCGCTGATGCTGATGGGATTGCTGGGCATGATGATTCTGCCGGTGCCGGCGTTTTTGCTGGATGTGTTTTTTACCTTCAATATAACCCTGTCCATCGTGATCCTGCTGGTGTGCGTGTACGCCCTGAGGCCGATGGATTTTGCTGCGTTCCCCACCGTTTTGCTGCTGGCGACCTTGCTGCGCCTGGCGCTGAACGTCGCATCTACCCGTATTGTGCTGCTTGAAGGCCATAATGGCGGGGATGCGGCCGGTAAAGTCATTGAGTCTTTCGGTGCGGTGTTGATTGGCGGTAATTACGCGGTTGGCCTAGTGGTGTTTGCCATCCTGATGATCATCAACTTTCTGGTGGTTACCAAGGGCGCCGGCCGGGTGTCGGAGGTGAGCGCCCGATTTACCCTGGATGCTATGCCCGGCAAGCAAATGGCTATCGACGCCGACTTGAACGCCGGTTTGATTAACCAGGAAGACGCCAAATTCCGCCGTAGGGAAGTGGCCGAAGAAGCCGATTTCTATGGTTCGATGGACGGTGCTTCGAAGTTTGTAAAAGGCGACGCAGTGGCGGGCCTGCTCATCCTGGCCATTAACATTATTGGCGGGATTGCCATTGGTATGGCCCAGCACGGGCTGGATTTTAGCTTGGCGGTGGAGCGCTACGCATTGTTGACCATTGGTGACGGCCTTGTGGCCCAAATCCCGTCGCTGCTGTTGTCTACGGCGGCGGCGATTATGGTCACCCGTACTACCTCCAGCCAGGATATGGGCGGCCAGATTCTGCAGCAAATGTTCGATGTGCCCAAAGCTCTGGCCATTGCTGCCGGTATTCTGATTTTGTTGGGCCTGATTCCTGGTATGCCTCACGTCGCTTTTCTGGGACTGGGTTCGCTGGCGGCGGCGGCGGCCTGGTTTACCTGGAAGAAGAATCAACAAATTGTAGAAGAAGGTGACAGCTTCCCGGCACGTGGCGGTGCAGGAACGGCTGGTCGTACCAGTGGGGGCGAACTGGTCAGTGGCGACAGCAGTGGCCAGTCTCTACCGGCACCGGCAGAGAACCGCGAGCTGGGCTGGGACGACGTCGCCACCGTGGACATTGTGGGCCTGGAAGTAGGCTACCGGCTTATTCCGTTGGTGGACAAAAGCCAGGGCGGGCAGCTGCTTAGCCGTATTAAAGGCGTGCGTAAAAAGTTGTCCCAGGATCTGGGTTTTTTGATGCCTTCGGTGCATATCCGCGACAACCTGGATTTAATGCCCAACGTCTACCGCATCACCCTGATGGGCGTCACCATTGCCGAAGCCGAGATTCACCCGGAGCGTGAACTGGCCATCGACCCCGGTCAGGTGTTTGGCAAAGTGGAAGGGTTAGAGGGCAAGGATCCGGCTTTTGGCCTTGATGCCATCTGGATAGAACCAGAGAAAAAAGACCAGGCCCAAAGTCTGGGCTACACCGTGGTAGACGCCAGCACCGTAGTGGCTACTCACCTGAATCAGATTCTGCAGACCCACGCGTACGAGTTGCTGGGCCATGAAGAAGTGCAGAAGTGGCTGGACCAACTGGAAAAAGTATCGCCGAAACTGGCGGAAGAGCTGGTGCCCTCAGCGGTAAACATCAGCGTGTTGCTGCGAGTGCTGCAGAATCTGCTGAAAGAAGAAGTACCTATTCGTGACATGCGCTCTATCGCAGAATCCATAGTGAACCTGCATCCGCGCAGTCAGGACCCGAAAGCCTTGACCACGGTAACCCGCCAAGCCCTGCGGCGGATGATTGTGCAAAGCATCGTCGGTAACGAATCCGAAATACCGGTGATTACCCTGGATCCAGATCTGGAACAGTTATTGCTTAAGTCTGTACAGCAGAGTCAACAATCCGGCGCGCAGGACGATATCGGGCTAGTGCTAGAGCCGAACATGGTGGAAAAACTCCAGCGCTCACTGCAAGACAGCGTGCAGCGCCAGGAAGTGCTCGGCAAACCAGCGATTCTGCTGGTGTCCGGCCCGCTGAGGCCGGTGCTGGCAAAGTTCGCCAGTTACGGTATAGAGCGCCTGCACGTCCTGTCTTATCAGGAAGTGCCGGATAACAAACAGATTACCATCGTAGCGTCGGTAGGCCAGTAA
- the upp gene encoding uracil phosphoribosyltransferase, which translates to MPIHEVKHPLIQHKIGLMRRADISTKNFRELAQELGTLLTYEATKDMTLKKQQIDGWAGPVTIEQIQGKKVTIVPILRAGIGMLDGVLALLPAARVSVVGQIRNEETLEATTYMEKLVGELDQRMALIIDPMLATGGSIISTIDLLKKAGSTDIRALILVAAPEGVKRVLAAHPDVSIYTASIDDGLNEKGYILPGLGDAGDKIFGTKQKDV; encoded by the coding sequence ATGCCCATCCACGAAGTGAAACACCCTCTGATACAGCACAAAATTGGCCTGATGCGCCGTGCCGATATCAGCACCAAGAATTTTCGTGAACTGGCGCAAGAACTGGGCACGCTGCTGACCTACGAGGCCACCAAAGACATGACCCTGAAAAAACAGCAGATTGACGGCTGGGCCGGGCCGGTCACCATTGAACAGATTCAGGGTAAAAAAGTGACCATCGTCCCGATTCTGCGCGCCGGCATTGGCATGCTGGACGGCGTCCTGGCGCTCTTGCCCGCTGCACGGGTAAGCGTGGTGGGCCAGATCCGCAACGAAGAAACCTTGGAAGCCACCACCTACATGGAAAAACTGGTGGGTGAACTGGACCAACGCATGGCGCTGATTATCGACCCTATGCTGGCCACCGGTGGCTCAATTATTTCCACGATTGATTTGCTGAAAAAAGCCGGCAGCACCGACATTCGCGCGCTGATTCTGGTGGCCGCCCCTGAAGGTGTGAAACGCGTTCTGGCTGCGCATCCGGATGTGTCTATCTACACCGCCTCCATCGACGACGGCCTGAATGAAAAAGGCTATATCCTGCCTGGCCTGGGTGACGCCGGCGACAAGATTTTCGGCACCAAGCAGAAGGACGTTTAA
- a CDS encoding uracil-xanthine permease family protein, protein MSQHANEHVNDANNQPVDESFHEPFQEPMWKQALAGSQMLLVAFGALVLMPLITGMDPNVALFTAGLGTIIFHIVTGGQIPIFLASSFAFIAPVIASKGKFGMEETMGGLMAAGILYIILSALVKVRGTGFITRLLPPVVIGPVIMVIGLGLAPVAVHMASGRTGDGSVQLIAENTALWIAMISLVCTVGASVWAKGIFRLIPIMFGVLVGYGLAAIMGLVDTTPVQQAPWLAIPNFTAPQFSWGAILFMIPVAIAPAIEHIGDVLAIGNVTRKNYLDKPGLHRTLLGDGLATSAASLLGGPPNTTYSEVTGAVMLTRNFNPKTMWWAAVIAIVLAFVGKFGAVLQTIPVPVMGGILCLLFGSIAVVGMSTLIRHQVDLNLPRNLVIVGVTLVFGIGGMVLGHLAGIALCAIVAIALNLILPGSREAWGKAIYEKKD, encoded by the coding sequence ATGTCCCAGCACGCTAACGAGCATGTTAACGACGCTAACAACCAGCCTGTCGACGAATCTTTTCATGAGCCTTTTCAAGAACCCATGTGGAAGCAAGCGTTAGCCGGCTCCCAAATGTTGCTGGTGGCCTTTGGCGCACTGGTGCTGATGCCACTGATTACCGGCATGGACCCGAATGTCGCGCTCTTCACTGCTGGCCTTGGCACCATTATTTTCCACATTGTGACCGGCGGCCAGATTCCGATTTTTCTGGCGTCGTCGTTCGCCTTTATTGCCCCGGTAATTGCCTCCAAAGGCAAATTCGGTATGGAAGAAACCATGGGCGGCCTCATGGCGGCGGGTATTTTGTACATCATTCTGAGCGCCCTGGTAAAAGTCCGCGGTACCGGCTTTATTACCCGCCTGCTTCCACCGGTGGTGATTGGCCCGGTGATTATGGTGATTGGCTTGGGGCTGGCACCGGTAGCAGTGCACATGGCGTCTGGCCGCACCGGTGACGGCAGCGTACAGCTTATTGCGGAAAACACCGCGCTGTGGATTGCGATGATTTCCCTAGTGTGTACCGTAGGCGCATCGGTGTGGGCAAAAGGTATTTTTCGCCTGATTCCAATCATGTTTGGCGTGCTGGTGGGCTATGGCCTGGCAGCCATAATGGGTTTGGTAGATACGACGCCGGTGCAACAAGCGCCCTGGCTGGCTATTCCCAACTTTACCGCGCCACAATTCAGCTGGGGAGCCATTCTTTTCATGATTCCGGTGGCGATTGCCCCGGCTATTGAACACATTGGCGACGTACTGGCCATCGGCAATGTTACCCGCAAGAACTACCTGGACAAACCAGGCCTGCACCGCACCCTGCTGGGCGACGGCCTGGCCACCAGCGCCGCATCACTGCTGGGTGGCCCGCCCAACACCACCTACTCGGAAGTGACTGGCGCCGTCATGCTGACCCGCAACTTCAACCCGAAAACCATGTGGTGGGCCGCGGTTATCGCCATTGTACTGGCCTTTGTGGGTAAATTCGGCGCGGTGCTGCAGACCATTCCGGTGCCGGTGATGGGCGGCATTCTATGCCTGCTGTTCGGCTCTATTGCGGTGGTGGGCATGAGCACGCTGATACGCCACCAGGTGGACCTGAACTTACCGCGCAACCTGGTGATTGTAGGTGTCACCCTGGTATTCGGCATTGGCGGCATGGTGCTGGGCCATCTGGCAGGCATCGCGCTTTGTGCGATCGTGGCCATCGCCCTGAACCTGATTCTGCCGGGCTCACGCGAGGCCTGGGGCAAAGCCATTTACGAAAAGAAAGACTGA